One genomic region from Antedon mediterranea chromosome 3, ecAntMedi1.1, whole genome shotgun sequence encodes:
- the LOC140044147 gene encoding uncharacterized protein F54H12.2-like, with translation MAYVHKQSCECLKSELDLFSVPPTQTSITKGQWVQYHPFNSITDTGPVQFNIQGSTEEYVDLSQTMLRVKVKITRGDGTDLHADDPVGPTNLLLQSLFNEVDVSLNERLITPSNNTYSYRAMIETLLTYGADAKENHLRGGLFYKDTAGRMDVANPTLDDAAANQGLKKRSQYIRGSRLVDLIGPIHCADRMMLNGVDIKLKLHRSKNAFCLMSSGAQAGYKLQLEAASIYVRKVKLNPSIALAHAKALERGSAKYPLRRVAVKTLSIPRGNLSFTRESLYNGNLPKRLVVGLVGTDAFNGDYSKNPFNFQHFNTNFISLYLDGEQIPWKPLKPNFEANGEGSYILAYQSLFSGLNTLFDDTGNQISREDYARGYTLFAFDLTPDLSSSGHFNLIKHGNIRLEIQFATALVETINVIVYSEFDSLIEIDKSRNNVDTMLTYRCMIRSI, from the exons atGGCGTACGTACACAAACAATCTTGCGAATGTTTAAAGTCAGAATTGGATTTGTTTTCTGTTCCACCGACTCAAACAAGTATAACAAAGGGACAATGGGTTCAGTATCATCCTTTCAATAGTATTACCGATACAGGACCGGTTCAATTTAACATTCAAGGTTCCACCGAAGAATACGTAGATTTATCACAGACTATGCTACGCGTTAAAGTTAAAATTACAAGAGGCGATGGAACAGATTTGCATGCTGACGATCCTGTTGGACCAACTAATTTACTACTACAGTCCTTATTCAATGAAGTTGACGTTTCTTTGAATGAGAGATTAATTACTCCATCGAATAACACTTATTCGTACAGAGCGATGATTGAAACCTTGTTAACGTACGGTGCTGACGCGAAGGAAAATCACCTTAGAGGTGGATTGTTTTATAAAGATACAGCGGGTAGAATGGATGTAGCAAATCCAACTTTAGACGATGCTGCTGCGAATCAAGGACTTAAAAAACGATCTCAGTACATACGAGGAAGTCGATTGGTTGATTTGATAGGACCTATTCATTGcgcag ATCGTATGATGCTGAATGGAGTTgacattaaattaaaactgCATCGAAGTAAAAACGCATTCTGTTTGATGTCATCCGGTGCACAAGCTGGTTATAAGTTACAGTTAGAAGCTGCATCTATTTACGTACGAAAAGTGAAACTAAATCCATCTATAGCGTTGGCTCATGCAAAAGCGCTGGAGCGCGGGTCAGCTAAATACCCTCTTCGGCGGGTCGCGGTTAAAACGCTGTCGATACCGCGGGGGAACCTTTCCTTTACCCGAGAGTCGCTGTACAACGGGAATCTACCGAAACGCTTAGTGGTAGGATTAGTAGGAACCGACGCTTTCAACGGTGATTATAGCAAAAATCCATTTAATTTTCAACACTTTAACACAAATTTTATATCCTTATATTTGGACGGTGAGCAAATACCTTGGAAACCATTAAAGCCTAATTTTGAAGCAAACGGTGAAGGAAGTTATATTTTAGCCTATCAAAGTTTATTCTCCGGATTAAATACATTATTCGACGACACGGGAAATCAAATATCCAGAGAAGACTACGCCAGAGGATACACGTTGTTTGCATTCGACCTTACACCCGATTTATCAAGCAGTGgacatttcaatttaattaaacacGGCAATATACGTCTTGAAATTCAATTTGCTACAGCTTTAGTCGAAACAATTAACGTAATAGTTTATTCAGAATTTGATTCATTAATAGAAATCGATAAGTCTCGTAAC AACGTAGATACGATGTTAACCTACCGGTGTATGATAAGgagtatataa
- the LOC140043713 gene encoding uncharacterized protein, with the protein MQDIRYHSKPHQFKFVLAQTGKCIMSYKNWSTDCTWCECAREMDTLPYLLKESPADIPVLCTPDFSNADIPKLKKSLASVANFLRIEERDWWEEFLNNIEEITEGNEQRFLLHDIIFNDNNASPMREESDGNETDISDSDNENEIRPVHIGKFSKRKPPQQLDVGAMVATALRRYPTEWPQIGKIFSINNNKVEVVWYTGTYTSRFVLCEKDGQEWREIISKEEVISIFNLTPTSRLPTNVIVKLKELRDDFLNES; encoded by the exons ATGCAAGACATACGTTACCACAGCAAACCACACCAGTTTAAGTTTGTTTTGGCTCAAACCGGAAAATGCATCATGTCCTATAAGAACTGGTCAACGGATTGTACTTGGTGTGAATGTGCAAGAGAAATGGACACACTTCCATATTTGCTCAAGGAAAGCCCTGCTGATATACCAGTGTTGTGTACTCCTGATTTTAGTAATGCAGATATACCAAAGTTAAAAAAAAGTCTGGCGTCTGTTGCAAATTTTTTGCGAATAGAAGAACGTGACTGGTGGGaggaatttttaaataatatagaaGAGATCACAGAag gaaatGAACAGCGATTTTTGCTCCATGACATCATTTTTAATGACAACAATGCAAGCCCTATGAGGGAGGAATCTGATGGAAACGAGACAGACATTAGTGACTCagataatgaaaatgaaataagacCG GTACACATTGGTAAATTTTCGAAGCGTAAGCCACCACAGCAACTCGATGTTGGTGCTATGGTAGCAACAGCTTTAAGGAGATATCCCACAGAATGGCCTCAGATAGGCAAAATATTCAGCATAAATAACAATAAGGTAGAAGTAGTGTGGTACACTGGAACGTATACTTCCCGGTTTGTTCTGTGTGAAAAAGATGGACAAGAATGGCGAGAAATAATATCGAAGGAGGAGGTGataagtatatttaatttaacaccAACTAGTAGATTGCCTaccaatgttattgttaaattaaaagaattaaGAGATGACTTTTTAAATGAAAGTTAA
- the LOC140043714 gene encoding uncharacterized protein, giving the protein MLYYSSSEDDEVGLIVRGNGSIQSINNGCSAVDDTEGSPTGISTTEVPPAAKRKAWEVSTTDVDTSDDDIPTESADSVCLVTTTKVPPAAERKAWEVSTTDVDTSDVDTSDDDISAACKRNTGGLETVETNYLNSSGSSDDEIKISNHTSKRSEKRKRNHLQPIHNLYLTCCCALMCIGMLNFREIKQTREAFQAMTEYEQRCWILKYFNEHLSTSGGATKICLLVGANKVCAKAWMLVNGIGRSTFYKIRKQAIEGCCYLLPPNFTRKMVYSNSTQQCRAWFIKFCNEYGDQMPTNGQIHLPSTLTKHDVYMHMKDEFELRNEDVCALATFYKFWCVEFKHIVIPEVCLRFYTYYGLYQWTKSMSSSLTEVFFNVFL; this is encoded by the exons ATGCTTTACTATTCTTCAAGTGAAGAtgatgaagtaggcctaattgtacgTGGGAACGgttcaattcaatcaatcaataatggATGTTCTGCTGTTGATGATACAGAAGGGTCACCTACTGGGATTTCGACTACCGAAGTTCCTCCAGCAGCAAAGAGAAAAGCATGGGAGGTTTCTACAACAGATGTCGATACTTCTGATGATGACATACCGACAGAGTCAGCAG ACTCTGTTTGTCTAGTAACAACTACCAAAGTTCCTCCAGCAGCAGAGAGAAAAGCATGGGAGGTTTCTACAACAGATGTCGATACTTCCGATGTCGATACTTCCGATGATGACATATCAGCAG cctGCAAGAGAAATACAGGAGGCCTAGAGACTGTAGAAACTAATTACCTTAATTCATCTGGATCAAGTGATGATGAGATTAAAATCTCTAATCACACAAGTAAGCGTAGTG AAAAAAGGAAAAGGAATCACCTACAGCCAATACACAACTTGTATTTGACCTGCTGTTGTGCATTAATGTGCATTGGTATGCTAAATTTTAGAGAAATAAAACAGACAAGGGAAGCATTTCAAGCAATGACCGAATATGAACAACGCTGTTGGATccttaaatatttcaatgaacATCTCAGCACATCCGGAGGTGCCACCAAAATCTGTCTACTAGTTGGTGCTAACAAAGTTTGTGCAAAAGCATGGATGTTAGTAAATGGTATTGGCCGGTcaactttttacaaaataaggAAGCAAGCTATTg aaGGATGCTGTTATCTTTTACCACCCAACTTCACCAGAAAGATGGTATATAGCAATTCAACTCAACAGTGTCGGGCTTGgtttattaaattttgtaatgAATACGGTGATCAAATGCCAACTAACGGACAAATCCATCTACCATCAACGCTTACCAAACATGATGTGTACATGCATATGAAAGATGAGTTTGAGCTAAGAAATGAAGATGTGTGTGCATTAGCGACATTCTACAAGTTTTGGTGTGTTGAATTCAAGCATATTGTAATACCTGAGGTATGTTTACGTTTTTACACTTATTATGGTTTGTACCAATGGACAAAATCCATGTCATCTTCATTGACTGAAGTATTTTTTAAcgtatttttataa